The following are encoded together in the Kribbella voronezhensis genome:
- a CDS encoding ATP-binding protein, producing the protein MSDADGRVEGRRGFADLLLDLRVQAGFSQEELADRAGLSVRTIRELEAGRVARPRKDSVRLLAEGLGLRDGDAGRFLAAAGHATIRPVIAVAAPAPTGLRWRGTRPIPDGLVGREDELVELEALLRQNRLVTLVGPGGVGKTELALAAADRFSGADTTVVVVDLTTVQRDAAVPSAILDAFGTAPGTSDLDDVLAGRKPGDLVIVEDNAEHVLDGVATVANRMVRSFPGIGVLVTSRIPLGLPDEVVRRVQVLGVPANDTDFAEIAASPAVEMFVRRAARVRPDFQLTPENATTVARLCQRLDGLPLALELAAARAGSLSVETILTALDDRFRLLSGPRRFGAPHQRTLADTIAWSVDALSDPARQLLYRASMLGSPFTLDAVVGVCTGPPIDAADVPMLLAELVDKSLLQPVLEFEALYGARYKMLETIREHAYAGLSSQDSDLTEFRDRTVAWCSTYVEGLDGAWSSPDRDRRYRAANANSATFEVALERTAELGDWDTAARIVLGFRIAWQYQASVAQSGIQWASAAAENVADKETSGRLLAIAGRLSSLTGDVRAARRHYGEARTLMPPESEMGLVARGGWVSSGSLLLDTVSLAEIPALVDDARGHGDAQRSATVQAICGLALARWGRLPEAKELLLAWAAALSNPGVYPDEIAYMALSRVELELGNLDEARRWAELARDSQASDDPDRTKVAGCLAMVEFQAGKYDQAQALLDEADADIRGHRGYFDYLVMLYRSRLARQGQDFEQARLSIRDAVSRLLAEGRVVYLLDVLPEAVAVLHALGQHEQADRLCGQLLAWQRTMDPPMLPTAWGVLQESCARATEASGWPEPDPAESVQRLADDVLTALS; encoded by the coding sequence TTGTCGGACGCTGATGGCCGGGTCGAGGGACGGCGGGGTTTTGCCGACCTCTTGCTCGACTTGAGGGTCCAGGCAGGGTTCTCCCAGGAGGAGCTGGCCGATCGCGCCGGGCTCAGTGTGCGCACGATCCGCGAGCTCGAGGCGGGCCGGGTCGCGCGACCGCGGAAGGACTCCGTCCGGCTGCTCGCCGAGGGGCTCGGTCTGCGCGACGGCGATGCCGGCAGGTTCCTGGCCGCGGCCGGGCACGCCACCATCCGGCCGGTGATCGCGGTGGCCGCTCCGGCTCCGACCGGGTTGCGCTGGCGCGGCACCAGACCGATCCCGGACGGTCTCGTCGGCCGTGAGGACGAACTGGTCGAGCTCGAGGCGCTGCTGCGGCAGAACCGCCTGGTGACCCTGGTCGGTCCGGGTGGCGTCGGCAAGACCGAGCTCGCGCTGGCCGCGGCCGACCGCTTCTCGGGAGCCGACACGACGGTTGTCGTCGTCGACCTGACCACGGTTCAGCGCGACGCCGCAGTACCGTCCGCGATCCTCGACGCGTTCGGGACTGCTCCTGGGACGTCTGATCTCGACGATGTGCTGGCCGGCCGCAAGCCCGGTGATCTGGTGATCGTGGAGGACAACGCCGAGCACGTGCTCGACGGTGTCGCGACTGTGGCCAACCGGATGGTGCGCAGCTTCCCCGGCATCGGCGTACTGGTGACCTCGCGGATCCCGCTCGGCCTGCCGGACGAGGTCGTCCGCCGCGTGCAGGTGCTCGGCGTACCGGCGAACGACACCGACTTCGCCGAGATCGCCGCGAGCCCTGCCGTCGAGATGTTCGTACGGCGTGCCGCTCGGGTGCGGCCGGACTTCCAGCTGACGCCGGAGAACGCCACCACCGTCGCTCGCCTCTGCCAGCGGCTGGACGGGTTGCCGTTGGCCCTGGAGCTTGCGGCCGCTCGGGCCGGGTCGCTGTCGGTGGAGACGATCCTGACCGCACTGGACGACCGGTTCCGGTTGCTGTCCGGGCCGCGCCGGTTCGGAGCACCCCACCAGCGCACCCTTGCCGACACGATCGCCTGGAGCGTCGACGCGCTCTCCGACCCCGCGCGCCAGTTGCTGTACCGCGCGTCGATGCTGGGGTCGCCGTTCACTCTCGACGCGGTCGTCGGTGTCTGTACGGGGCCGCCGATCGACGCCGCCGACGTACCGATGCTGCTGGCCGAGCTGGTGGACAAGTCGCTGCTGCAACCGGTGCTCGAGTTCGAGGCGCTGTACGGCGCGCGGTACAAGATGCTGGAGACGATCCGCGAGCACGCGTACGCCGGGCTGTCGTCGCAGGACTCCGACCTGACCGAGTTCCGCGATCGCACGGTCGCCTGGTGCTCGACGTACGTGGAAGGGCTGGACGGGGCCTGGTCCTCGCCGGACCGTGATCGCCGGTACCGCGCCGCGAACGCGAACTCGGCCACCTTCGAGGTCGCACTGGAACGCACGGCCGAGCTGGGCGACTGGGACACCGCCGCGCGGATCGTGCTCGGCTTCCGGATCGCCTGGCAGTACCAGGCGAGTGTGGCGCAGAGCGGGATCCAGTGGGCCAGCGCCGCGGCGGAGAACGTGGCCGACAAGGAGACGAGCGGCCGGCTGTTGGCGATCGCCGGTCGGCTGTCGAGTCTCACTGGGGACGTCCGGGCTGCGCGTCGGCACTACGGCGAGGCTCGTACCTTGATGCCGCCGGAGTCGGAGATGGGTCTCGTCGCCAGAGGTGGCTGGGTGTCGTCGGGGTCGCTGCTGCTCGACACTGTGAGCCTGGCCGAGATACCGGCGCTGGTGGACGACGCCCGGGGGCACGGCGACGCACAGCGGTCCGCGACCGTGCAGGCGATCTGTGGGCTCGCCCTGGCTCGCTGGGGACGGCTCCCCGAGGCCAAGGAGCTACTGCTCGCCTGGGCTGCCGCTCTGTCGAACCCCGGGGTCTATCCGGACGAGATCGCCTACATGGCCTTGAGCCGGGTGGAGCTGGAGCTCGGCAACCTGGACGAGGCGCGTCGCTGGGCGGAGCTGGCCAGGGACAGTCAGGCCTCGGACGACCCGGACCGGACCAAGGTGGCGGGCTGCCTGGCCATGGTGGAGTTCCAGGCCGGCAAGTACGACCAGGCTCAGGCCTTGCTGGACGAGGCCGACGCGGACATTCGCGGTCACCGGGGCTACTTCGACTACCTTGTGATGCTGTACCGCAGCAGGCTGGCCCGGCAGGGCCAGGACTTCGAACAGGCTCGCCTGTCCATCCGAGACGCTGTAAGCCGTCTGTTGGCCGAGGGGCGGGTCGTGTACCTGCTGGACGTGCTGCCCGAAGCTGTAGCCGTGCTGCACGCGCTGGGTCAGCACGAGCAGGCTGACCGGCTCTGCGGGCAGCTACTGGCTTGGCAGCGCACGATGGACCCGCCCATGCTGCCGACTGCCTGGGGAGTGCTGCAGGAGTCGTGTGCCCGCGCCACGGAGGCTTCCGGCTGGCCCGAGCCGGACCCTGCCGAGTCCGTCCAGCGCTTGGCGGACGACGTACTGACTGCGCTTTCCTGA
- a CDS encoding secondary thiamine-phosphate synthase enzyme YjbQ codes for MRSELIDIGTGSQQVVFDLTSRCEQFVAAEAHQAQGDGLLHVFVPHATAGLAVLETGAGSDTDLLAVLEQLLPKDFEWQHRHGSAGHGRDHVLPALIPPYATVPVIGGRMMLGTWQSICLVDTNVDNPRRQVRLSWLPS; via the coding sequence ATGCGTTCCGAGCTGATCGACATCGGTACCGGTAGTCAGCAGGTCGTCTTCGATCTGACCAGCAGGTGCGAGCAGTTCGTCGCCGCTGAGGCCCACCAGGCCCAGGGCGACGGGCTGCTGCACGTGTTCGTGCCGCATGCCACCGCCGGACTGGCGGTCCTGGAGACCGGAGCCGGTAGCGATACGGACCTGCTGGCGGTGCTGGAGCAGTTGCTGCCGAAGGACTTCGAGTGGCAGCACCGGCACGGCTCAGCGGGTCACGGGCGCGATCACGTGCTGCCGGCCCTGATCCCGCCGTACGCGACGGTGCCGGTGATCGGCGGCCGGATGATGCTCGGGACCTGGCAGTCGATCTGCCTGGTCGACACCAACGTGGACAATCCACGCCGGCAGGTCCGGTTGTCCTGGTTGCCAAGCTGA
- the leuS gene encoding leucine--tRNA ligase → MSEQVEHEADGAIDRGGYDFNAMQAKWRPVWEKLDPFKARDDGSAERRYALTMFSYPSGDLHMGHGEVFALHDVLSRFWFQQGYDVMNPIGWDSFGLPAENAAIKRNEHPATYTYANIETQAESIRRYALSFDWSRRLHTSDPEYYRWTQWLFLRFYERGLAYRKASYVNWCPNDQTVLANEQVVQGRCERCGFEVTKRELTQWYFKTTEYAQRLLDDMDLLQWPEEILLMQRNWIGRSEGAFTDFKVEGRDEPIKVFTTRPDTLFGATFMVVAPDAKLAEELVTPEQREAFDAYLTAVKSSTEIERLSTDREKTGVFLGSYATNPVTGERIPIWAADYVLSDYGTGAIMAVPAQDSRDWEFAEKFGLPIVRTVQPEEGFDGKAYTGDGPAINSANDEISLDGLGVTEAKAKIIDWLEDKGLGERTINYRLRDWLLSRQRYWGAPIPIIHCPVDGEVPVPDDQLPVELPDLRGAALAPRGVSPLASARDWVEVSCPKCGGPAERDTDTMDTFVDSSWYFLRYCSPEYTEGAFDPAAVNRWMPAYQYVGGKEHAVLHLLYARFFTKALHDMGMLDAVEPFTRLLNQGQVINEGKAMSKSLGNGVNLGDQLDEFGVDAIRLTMVFAGPPDDDIDWADLSPGGSLRFLQRAWRLSGSVEAPVGSDPSTGDLALRKLTHRTVADATELIESYRFNVMVARVMELVNATRKAIDSGPGAADPAVREAVETVAILLSLVAPYTAEDMWENLGHQPTVAKAGWPAVDPELLVQDSVTAVVQIAGKVKARLEVSPDITDADLEKLALADDAVQAALDGRGIRKVIARAPKLVNIVPA, encoded by the coding sequence GTGAGCGAGCAGGTGGAGCACGAGGCGGACGGCGCGATCGACCGCGGCGGCTACGACTTCAATGCCATGCAGGCCAAGTGGCGGCCGGTCTGGGAGAAGCTCGACCCGTTCAAGGCGCGCGACGACGGCTCGGCCGAGCGCCGGTACGCGCTGACGATGTTCTCCTACCCGTCCGGTGACCTGCACATGGGTCACGGCGAGGTGTTCGCGCTGCACGACGTGCTGTCGCGGTTCTGGTTCCAGCAGGGCTACGACGTGATGAACCCGATCGGCTGGGACTCCTTCGGGCTGCCCGCCGAGAACGCGGCCATCAAGCGCAACGAGCACCCGGCGACGTACACGTACGCCAACATCGAGACCCAGGCGGAGTCGATCCGGCGGTACGCGCTGAGCTTCGACTGGTCGCGCCGGCTGCACACGTCCGACCCGGAGTACTACCGGTGGACGCAGTGGCTGTTCCTGCGGTTCTACGAGCGTGGGCTGGCCTACCGCAAGGCGTCGTACGTGAACTGGTGCCCGAACGACCAGACCGTGCTGGCCAACGAGCAGGTCGTCCAGGGCCGGTGTGAGCGCTGTGGGTTCGAGGTCACCAAGCGCGAGCTGACCCAGTGGTACTTCAAGACCACCGAGTACGCGCAGCGCCTGCTGGACGACATGGACCTGCTGCAGTGGCCCGAAGAGATCCTGCTGATGCAGCGCAACTGGATCGGCCGCTCCGAGGGCGCCTTCACCGACTTCAAGGTGGAGGGCCGTGACGAGCCGATCAAGGTGTTCACGACTCGTCCGGACACGCTGTTCGGCGCCACCTTCATGGTGGTTGCCCCGGACGCGAAGCTGGCCGAGGAGCTGGTGACGCCGGAGCAGCGGGAGGCGTTCGACGCGTACCTGACCGCGGTCAAGTCCTCGACCGAGATCGAGCGGCTGAGCACGGACCGGGAGAAGACCGGTGTCTTCCTGGGGTCGTACGCGACCAACCCGGTGACCGGCGAGCGGATCCCGATCTGGGCCGCCGACTACGTGCTGTCCGACTACGGCACCGGCGCGATCATGGCCGTGCCGGCGCAGGACTCGCGCGACTGGGAGTTCGCGGAGAAGTTCGGCCTGCCGATCGTGCGGACCGTGCAGCCGGAGGAAGGCTTCGACGGCAAGGCGTACACCGGCGACGGCCCGGCGATCAACAGTGCCAACGACGAGATCAGCCTGGACGGCCTGGGAGTGACCGAGGCCAAGGCGAAGATCATCGACTGGCTGGAGGACAAGGGTCTGGGCGAGCGCACGATCAACTACCGGCTGCGCGACTGGCTGCTGAGCCGGCAGCGCTACTGGGGTGCGCCGATCCCGATCATCCACTGCCCGGTCGACGGCGAGGTGCCGGTGCCGGACGACCAGCTGCCGGTCGAGCTGCCGGACCTGCGGGGTGCGGCTCTCGCTCCCCGGGGTGTCTCGCCCCTGGCGTCGGCCCGTGACTGGGTCGAGGTCAGCTGTCCGAAGTGTGGCGGACCCGCCGAGCGGGACACCGACACGATGGACACCTTCGTCGACTCGTCCTGGTACTTCCTGCGGTACTGCTCCCCGGAGTACACCGAGGGCGCGTTCGACCCGGCGGCCGTGAACCGCTGGATGCCGGCGTACCAGTACGTCGGTGGCAAGGAGCACGCCGTCCTGCACCTGCTGTACGCGCGCTTCTTCACCAAGGCACTGCACGACATGGGCATGCTGGACGCCGTCGAGCCCTTCACCCGGCTGCTGAACCAGGGCCAGGTGATCAACGAGGGCAAGGCGATGAGCAAGTCGCTGGGCAACGGGGTCAACCTGGGCGACCAGCTGGACGAGTTCGGCGTCGACGCGATCCGGCTGACGATGGTGTTCGCCGGTCCGCCGGACGACGACATCGACTGGGCCGACCTGTCACCCGGCGGTTCGCTGCGCTTCCTGCAGCGCGCCTGGCGGCTGAGCGGTTCGGTCGAGGCGCCGGTCGGGTCCGACCCGTCCACCGGTGACCTGGCGCTGCGCAAGCTGACCCACCGCACAGTGGCCGACGCGACCGAGCTGATCGAGTCGTACCGGTTCAACGTGATGGTCGCCCGGGTGATGGAGCTGGTGAACGCGACCCGCAAGGCGATCGACTCCGGACCGGGTGCCGCCGACCCCGCAGTACGGGAAGCCGTCGAGACGGTGGCGATCCTGCTGAGCCTGGTCGCGCCGTACACGGCCGAGGACATGTGGGAGAACCTGGGTCACCAGCCGACCGTCGCGAAGGCGGGCTGGCCTGCTGTCGACCCGGAGCTGCTGGTCCAGGACTCGGTCACCGCCGTGGTCCAGATCGCCGGCAAGGTGAAGGCCCGGCTGGAGGTGTCCCCGGACATCACCGACGCCGACCTGGAGAAGCTGGCGCTGGCCGACGACGCGGTCCAGGCCGCGCTGGACGGCCGGGGTATCCGCAAGGTGATCGCCCGCGCGCCCAAGTTGGTGAACATCGTCCCGGCCTGA
- a CDS encoding helix-turn-helix domain-containing protein: MSLAAVATADRFVDLAGLLESCEVGGFRADFVSWGHYRPEYWRNYWHSHSFHEVCLAYAGEGRFNSGQAEYAVGEGDVFLARPGDVHEIESSRSSPLGIAFWGFTFRAMSGTPGNGWWSGLTRPDGPVVSTAVGGLPAVVAALAGEAASPRSGYSESLAAFGAALVLDTARAFALDQDLSVEPIVRDRGPVVVEAMQRHLLDNLARPVTVREVAAAVHLSERHAERLFQTVTGASLMSTLRRMRLELAAQLLLDHTLTVTHVARACGYSDVRPFSTAFKRHYGRTPGEFRRTGGTSFV; this comes from the coding sequence TTGAGTCTGGCGGCTGTCGCGACAGCGGACCGGTTCGTGGACCTCGCGGGACTGCTGGAGTCCTGCGAGGTCGGCGGCTTCCGGGCCGACTTCGTGAGCTGGGGGCACTACCGGCCGGAGTACTGGCGCAACTACTGGCACAGCCACTCGTTCCACGAGGTCTGCCTGGCGTACGCCGGCGAGGGGCGCTTCAACTCCGGTCAAGCCGAGTACGCGGTCGGCGAGGGGGACGTGTTCCTGGCGCGGCCGGGTGACGTCCACGAGATCGAGTCGAGCCGGTCGTCGCCGCTGGGCATCGCCTTCTGGGGCTTCACCTTCCGGGCGATGTCCGGTACGCCGGGGAACGGCTGGTGGTCGGGACTGACTCGACCGGACGGGCCGGTGGTGTCCACAGCCGTCGGTGGACTACCTGCGGTCGTCGCGGCTCTGGCCGGTGAGGCTGCGTCGCCACGCTCCGGCTACAGCGAATCGCTGGCGGCCTTCGGCGCTGCTCTGGTGCTCGACACCGCCAGAGCCTTCGCGCTCGACCAGGACCTCTCAGTAGAGCCGATAGTGCGCGACCGCGGTCCAGTGGTGGTGGAGGCAATGCAGCGGCATCTGCTCGACAACCTGGCCCGACCGGTGACCGTACGAGAGGTCGCGGCAGCCGTGCACCTGTCCGAGCGGCACGCGGAGCGGCTCTTCCAGACGGTCACGGGAGCCTCCCTGATGTCCACGCTGCGCCGGATGCGCCTGGAGCTCGCAGCACAGCTGTTGCTGGACCACACCCTCACTGTCACCCACGTGGCGCGCGCCTGCGGGTACTCCGACGTACGGCCGTTCTCCACCGCTTTCAAACGTCACTACGGCCGGACGCCTGGCGAGTTCCGCCGTACCGGGGGGACGTCGTTCGTCTGA
- a CDS encoding phytanoyl-CoA dioxygenase family protein, which yields MTITQGTTDLPALASQYAEQGFVLVKGLLSKEEAAAYRATSHALLERLNRDDDPTWQSAMGMSGGRTRLQHLHDAQFYDAAFSRLLVDPRFTDVAAAVMGVEDVQLHHTKLFVKPPENGSPFPLHQDYPFFPHKYHRVGAAIFHFDDAPEEKGCVRVIPGSHLGGPREHDPEGSFHLPDVPFDDAVPQPAEAGDVLFFTYLTVHGSGVNVSNEPRTTWLVQYRDPSDPPTVKTHDHSLGQGMMLRGVDPTGRSGA from the coding sequence ATGACGATCACGCAAGGTACGACGGACCTGCCGGCGCTGGCGTCGCAGTACGCCGAGCAGGGCTTCGTACTGGTGAAAGGCCTGCTGAGCAAGGAAGAAGCGGCCGCCTATCGCGCCACCAGCCATGCGCTGCTGGAGCGGTTGAACCGCGACGACGACCCGACCTGGCAGTCCGCGATGGGGATGTCGGGCGGCAGGACGCGGCTACAGCATCTGCATGACGCGCAGTTCTACGACGCGGCGTTCTCGCGGCTGCTGGTGGACCCGCGGTTCACCGACGTGGCCGCCGCGGTGATGGGGGTGGAGGACGTCCAGCTGCATCACACCAAGCTGTTCGTGAAGCCGCCGGAGAACGGGTCGCCGTTCCCGCTGCACCAGGACTACCCGTTCTTCCCGCACAAGTACCACCGGGTCGGCGCCGCGATCTTCCACTTCGACGACGCACCGGAGGAGAAGGGCTGCGTCCGGGTGATCCCCGGGAGCCACCTCGGCGGTCCGCGGGAGCACGACCCGGAGGGCTCGTTCCACCTGCCCGACGTACCGTTCGACGACGCGGTACCGCAGCCCGCCGAGGCCGGCGACGTGCTGTTCTTCACCTATCTGACCGTGCACGGCTCGGGGGTGAACGTCAGCAACGAGCCGCGGACCACCTGGCTCGTGCAGTACCGCGACCCGTCCGACCCGCCCACGGTGAAGACCCACGACCACTCGCTGGGGCAGGGCATGATGCTGAGGGGAGTGGACCCGACCGGTAGGAGTGGCGCTTGA
- a CDS encoding sodium:solute symporter family protein, with protein MLALDSILRLDAKAIDYIIIALYFTFVLGIGYLAKRAVSNSLDFFLSGRSLPAWVTGLAFISANLGAIEIMGMSANGAQYGMPTVHYFWIGAIPAMLFLGVVMMPFYYGSKVRSVPEFMLRRFGKPAHLVNAISFALAQVLIAGVNLFLLATIVNVLLGWPIWLSVVIAAVIVLSYITLGGLSAAIYNEVLQFFVIVAALLPLTIVGLHKVGGWQGLVDKITADPKGGSAQLHAWPGAELSGFHNSFLSVIGLIFGLGFVLSFGYWTTNFVEVQRALASKNMSAARRTPIIGSFPKMFVPFIVIIPGMIAAVAVPDLQKYKQTGGGSVDYNDALLLLMRDLLPNGMLGLAITGLLASFMAGMAANLSSFNTVVTYDLIERYIIKDRDDAFYLRTGRWLTVGGTIVAIGTAAIASGYSNLMDYLQQLFSFFNAPLFATFILGMFWKRMTAAAGWIGLVSGTATAIVVFVLSENGAIDLPGQGASFVGAGAAFVVDILLSVVVSLVTRPKTDEELKGLVYSLTPKEDRSEAAQEGDHGWYRKPTLLAGISLALVVVLNVVFG; from the coding sequence ATGCTCGCGCTTGATTCGATCCTGCGGCTGGATGCCAAGGCGATCGACTACATCATCATTGCTCTGTACTTCACCTTCGTGCTCGGGATCGGCTATCTGGCCAAACGCGCGGTGTCGAACAGCCTCGACTTCTTCCTCTCCGGCCGGTCGCTACCGGCCTGGGTGACCGGCCTGGCCTTCATCTCGGCCAACCTGGGCGCGATCGAGATCATGGGGATGTCGGCCAACGGCGCGCAGTACGGGATGCCGACCGTGCACTACTTCTGGATCGGCGCCATTCCGGCGATGCTGTTCCTCGGCGTCGTGATGATGCCGTTCTACTACGGCTCCAAGGTCCGCAGCGTGCCGGAGTTCATGCTCAGACGGTTCGGGAAGCCGGCGCACCTGGTGAACGCGATCAGCTTCGCGCTCGCCCAGGTGCTGATCGCCGGCGTGAACCTGTTCCTGCTGGCGACGATCGTGAACGTGCTGCTGGGCTGGCCGATCTGGCTGTCGGTGGTCATCGCCGCGGTGATCGTGCTCAGCTACATCACCCTGGGCGGATTGTCGGCGGCGATCTACAACGAGGTGCTGCAGTTCTTCGTGATCGTGGCCGCCTTGTTGCCGCTGACCATCGTCGGGCTGCACAAGGTCGGTGGCTGGCAGGGCCTGGTGGACAAGATCACCGCGGATCCGAAGGGCGGATCGGCCCAGTTGCACGCCTGGCCCGGCGCCGAGCTGAGTGGGTTCCACAACAGCTTCCTGTCGGTGATCGGCCTGATCTTCGGTCTCGGCTTCGTGCTGTCGTTCGGGTACTGGACCACCAACTTCGTCGAGGTCCAGCGCGCGCTGGCGAGCAAGAACATGTCGGCGGCCCGGCGGACCCCGATCATCGGCTCGTTCCCGAAGATGTTCGTGCCGTTCATCGTCATCATCCCCGGCATGATCGCCGCGGTCGCCGTACCGGACCTGCAGAAGTACAAGCAGACCGGTGGCGGTTCGGTCGACTACAACGACGCGTTGCTGCTGCTGATGCGTGACCTGCTGCCGAACGGCATGCTCGGCCTGGCGATCACCGGTCTGCTCGCCTCGTTCATGGCCGGCATGGCGGCCAACCTCAGCTCGTTCAACACCGTCGTCACCTACGACCTGATCGAGCGGTACATCATCAAGGACCGCGACGACGCGTTCTACCTGCGGACCGGTCGCTGGCTGACCGTCGGCGGCACGATCGTCGCGATCGGTACGGCGGCGATCGCCTCCGGCTACAGCAACCTGATGGACTACCTGCAGCAACTGTTCTCGTTCTTCAACGCACCCCTGTTCGCCACGTTCATCCTCGGTATGTTCTGGAAGCGGATGACCGCCGCGGCCGGCTGGATCGGTCTGGTGAGCGGTACGGCGACCGCGATCGTCGTCTTCGTGCTCTCGGAGAACGGCGCGATCGACCTGCCGGGCCAGGGTGCGAGCTTCGTCGGCGCCGGTGCGGCGTTCGTGGTCGACATCCTGCTCAGCGTCGTGGTCAGCCTGGTGACGAGGCCGAAGACGGACGAGGAGCTGAAGGGGCTGGTGTACTCGCTGACCCCGAAGGAGGACCGGTCCGAGGCCGCCCAGGAAGGCGACCACGGCTGGTACCGCAAGCCGACCCTGCTGGCGGGGATCTCGCTGGCACTGGTCGTCGTCCTGAACGTCGTCTTCGGCTGA
- a CDS encoding sensor histidine kinase, with protein sequence MTKREMHGDSGWLGRTLAGIVAVGVLATARPDPPWAWAVLGTGLLSFLLGTFQMKRRQPVALALLAYAAVSAALIAGLPGSNSLVLVLLAVADIAVMVFPQGYRPVIAVGIGCAVAFGISAWWWDESDSWYLSQVVWTCVLIAFGLNRRQAEVQARQTEQLLEQTRLAQREHARAAALDERGRIARELHDVLAHSLGALSVQLELAEALLDEGNDVPAALDRVKRSRRLAVQGLVEARNAVAALRADEIPALPEALAALVEQHRKDHRTEVGLTVEAPPSPTPDVVVALLGAAREALTNAAKHAPGRPVDVRLDGRRGARLTVRNAGATVGENGFGLAGMRERLALVNGKLEAGPDGDDWLVVAEVPDE encoded by the coding sequence GTGACGAAGCGGGAGATGCACGGGGATTCCGGCTGGCTCGGCCGGACCCTGGCCGGGATCGTGGCCGTCGGCGTCCTCGCGACCGCCCGGCCGGATCCGCCCTGGGCCTGGGCCGTCCTCGGCACGGGCCTGCTCAGCTTCTTGCTCGGCACCTTCCAGATGAAGCGCCGGCAGCCGGTCGCGCTCGCGCTGCTGGCGTACGCCGCCGTGAGCGCGGCCCTGATCGCCGGTCTGCCGGGGTCGAACTCCCTCGTGCTGGTGCTGCTCGCGGTTGCCGATATCGCGGTGATGGTGTTCCCGCAGGGATATCGGCCGGTCATTGCCGTGGGCATCGGTTGCGCCGTCGCCTTCGGCATCTCCGCCTGGTGGTGGGACGAGTCCGACAGCTGGTATCTCAGTCAGGTGGTGTGGACCTGCGTGCTGATCGCCTTCGGGCTGAACCGGCGGCAGGCCGAAGTACAGGCCCGGCAGACGGAACAGCTCCTCGAGCAGACCCGGCTCGCCCAGCGTGAACACGCTCGGGCGGCGGCGCTGGACGAGCGCGGCCGGATCGCGCGCGAGTTGCACGACGTACTGGCGCATTCGCTCGGCGCGCTCAGTGTCCAGCTCGAACTGGCCGAGGCACTGCTTGACGAAGGCAACGATGTACCCGCGGCCCTTGACCGGGTGAAGCGGTCGCGGCGGCTCGCAGTCCAAGGGCTGGTCGAGGCGAGGAATGCGGTCGCGGCGCTGCGAGCGGACGAGATACCGGCCCTGCCGGAGGCGCTCGCGGCTCTGGTCGAGCAGCACCGCAAGGACCACCGGACCGAGGTCGGTCTCACCGTCGAAGCTCCTCCCTCGCCGACGCCTGATGTGGTCGTGGCTCTCCTTGGTGCCGCCAGGGAGGCTTTGACGAACGCGGCGAAGCATGCGCCCGGGAGGCCCGTCGACGTACGGCTCGATGGTCGCCGGGGTGCCCGGCTGACGGTCAGGAACGCGGGAGCGACGGTCGGCGAGAACGGGTTCGGGCTGGCCGGGATGCGGGAGCGGCTGGCACTGGTGAATGGCAAGCTGGAAGCCGGTCCGGACGGGGACGACTGGCTGGTGGTCGCGGAGGTGCCTGATGAATGA
- a CDS encoding response regulator — protein sequence MNEHVRVVVADDQQVVREGLVALLGLLDGVEVVGAAADGAEAVELVAQGNVDVVLMDLRMPVLDGIQATARITAEYPAVAVLVLTTYADDESITMALKAGARGYLTKDAGRVEIGAALRSTAAGQATFDPEVSRRLVAAMTPAPPAANDGLTGRETEVLKLIARGLSNSEIAEQLFIGETTVKTHINNTFAKIGARHRAEAVRYAYRNGLVDG from the coding sequence ATGAATGAACACGTTCGGGTCGTGGTGGCCGACGATCAGCAGGTGGTCCGGGAGGGCCTGGTCGCGTTGCTCGGACTGCTCGACGGCGTCGAGGTGGTCGGCGCGGCCGCCGACGGCGCCGAGGCCGTCGAACTCGTTGCGCAGGGCAACGTCGATGTGGTGCTGATGGATCTGCGGATGCCGGTCCTCGACGGCATCCAGGCGACGGCGCGGATCACCGCGGAGTACCCGGCGGTCGCCGTCCTGGTGCTGACCACGTACGCCGACGACGAGTCGATCACGATGGCGCTCAAGGCCGGGGCGCGCGGCTACCTCACCAAGGACGCCGGCCGGGTCGAGATCGGAGCGGCGCTCAGGTCGACCGCGGCCGGGCAGGCGACCTTCGACCCCGAGGTGTCGCGCCGGCTGGTGGCCGCGATGACTCCGGCTCCCCCGGCGGCCAACGACGGCCTGACCGGCCGGGAGACCGAAGTACTGAAGCTGATCGCACGGGGCCTGAGCAACTCCGAGATCGCCGAACAGCTGTTCATCGGCGAGACGACGGTGAAGACACACATCAACAACACGTTCGCCAAGATCGGCGCCCGCCATCGCGCGGAGGCGGTCCGCTACGCCTACCGCAACGGGCTGGTGGACGGCTGA